Proteins from a genomic interval of Lolium perenne isolate Kyuss_39 chromosome 1, Kyuss_2.0, whole genome shotgun sequence:
- the LOC127323573 gene encoding protein YIP4b → MAHFHPTQGDTIPLHPSSAKSDMDEIESLINAAPSAAAVLPARPSSPPRASIPISNSPSVPPPASSRPLPVPPFSPSAPLPSASVTIPIPIAADGFGAPTNTLTEPVWDTVKRDLSRIVSNLKLVVFPNPFREDPGKALRDWDLWGPFFFIVFLGLTLSWSASVRKSEVFAVAFAVLAAGAIILTLNVLLLGGQIIFFQSLSLLGYCLFPLDVGALICLLNDNDILKIVVVAVTLAWSSWAAYPFMSAAVNPRRKALALYPVFLLYVSVGFLIIAIN, encoded by the exons ATGGCGCACTTCCACCCTACCCAGGGCGACACCATCCCGCTCCACCCCTCGTCCGCCAAGTCGGACATGGACGAGATCGAGAGCCTCATCAACGCcgccccctccgccgccgccgtgctcccCGCTCGCCCCTCATCCCCTCCACGCGCGTCCATCCCCATCTCCAACTCCCCTTCCGTGCCCCCTCCGGCCAGCTCCAGGCCCCTGCCAGTCCCGCCTTTCTCTCCCTCCGCGCCGCTCCCCTCCGCCTCCGTCACCATTCCCATTCCCATCGCCGCCGACGGGTTCGGCGCCCCGACCAACACGCTCACCGAGCCCGTCTGGGACACCGTCAAGCGCGACCTCTCCCGCATCGTCAGCAACCTCAAGCTCGTCGTCTTCCCCAACCCATTCCGCGAGGACCCGGGCAAGGCGCTCCGCGACTGGGACCTCTGGGGccccttcttcttcatcgtcttcctcGGCCTCACACTCTCCTGGTCGGCCTCCGTCCGGAAG TCTGAAGTATTTGCTGTTGCTTTTGCCGTACTGGCTGCCGGTGCTATAATTCTCACGCTGAATGTGCTGCTTCTG GGTGGCCAGATCATCTTCTTCCAAAGTCTCAGTCTTCTTGGATACTGCTTGTTCCCTTTGGATGTTGGAGCTCTGATTTGCCTGCTGAACGACAACGACATACTGAAGATCGTTGTTGTGGCAGTAACATTAGCGTGGAGCTCCTGGGCAGCATATCCGTTTATGAGCGCTGCCGTCAATCCGAGGAGAAAGGCCTTGGCGCTTTATCCTGTCTTCCTCCTGTATGTTTCTGTCGGCTTCCTCATAATCGCAATAAACTAA